A window of the Sporosarcina sp. FSL K6-2383 genome harbors these coding sequences:
- the nadR gene encoding multifunctional transcriptional regulator/nicotinamide-nucleotide adenylyltransferase/ribosylnicotinamide kinase NadR: protein MKSKRKIGMYGGKFLPVHLGHVNAMVMASTIVDELHVIVSYDVEYEKPLFEGTGMSPISPVQRLRWWSEITADLDHVYVHSVEEKQTDQFEDWMAGAQAIQRAVGKEIDTVFSSEHSYNEYFNELYPDAEHVVLDHDRELFDISAKEIREEGPYVHWRMVPQEVRPYFVKKVVVIGTESSGKSTLVRNLARVYNTSYVEEYGRTYYDRFKDSMSITLESDYHEIAFEHKYHERMQARTANKVLFIDTEALVTQYYSELYVGKRLDILTEVAKLQDYDLHIYLEPDVAWVNDGMRVHGDQSIREDNNRKLKRMFDEAGVNYVVVSGNYEERFETCKALVKGIMR from the coding sequence ATGAAATCGAAGCGCAAAATAGGAATGTATGGGGGCAAGTTCTTGCCGGTCCACTTGGGACATGTGAATGCAATGGTGATGGCATCTACAATTGTCGATGAATTACATGTTATTGTGTCATATGACGTGGAATATGAAAAGCCACTATTTGAAGGAACGGGTATGTCGCCGATTTCACCTGTCCAAAGACTGCGTTGGTGGAGTGAAATTACTGCGGATCTAGATCATGTGTATGTACATAGTGTAGAAGAAAAGCAGACAGATCAGTTCGAAGATTGGATGGCGGGAGCGCAAGCCATTCAAAGAGCGGTGGGGAAGGAAATCGATACTGTATTCAGCTCCGAACATAGTTATAATGAGTACTTTAATGAGTTGTATCCAGATGCAGAGCATGTTGTTCTCGATCATGATCGAGAGTTATTCGATATTTCTGCCAAAGAAATTCGTGAAGAAGGACCTTACGTTCATTGGCGTATGGTACCGCAAGAAGTTCGTCCTTATTTTGTGAAAAAGGTCGTTGTCATTGGCACAGAAAGTAGTGGGAAGTCAACACTTGTTCGCAATCTGGCGCGGGTGTACAATACGTCCTATGTTGAAGAATATGGTCGTACCTATTATGACAGATTCAAAGATTCGATGTCGATTACATTGGAAAGTGATTACCATGAAATTGCATTTGAGCACAAGTACCATGAACGAATGCAAGCACGGACGGCCAATAAAGTGCTCTTTATTGACACAGAAGCCCTAGTTACACAGTATTATTCGGAGCTGTATGTTGGGAAGAGACTGGATATTTTAACTGAAGTAGCAAAGTTACAAGACTACGACTTACATATTTATTTGGAGCCAGATGTGGCATGGGTAAACGACGGTATGCGCGTGCATGGCGATCAGTCCATTCGAGAGGATAACAACCGCAAGCTCAAGCGAATGTTTGATGAAGCGGGTGTTAACTATGTCGTTGTAAGTGGTAACTATGAAGAACGTTTTGAAACGTGCAAAGCTTTGGTGAAAGGGATCATGAGGTGA
- a CDS encoding CBS domain-containing protein: MNERNSDRFIIAFNRIEKSMEKISGLSSYMPFSRLIDKTKNINAVIRKFEVDLRECADLRNAIVHRRTDVDYAIAEPHDNVVELIEYIERELSKPVIVGDLFQRKVHTLRASDTLATGLKLIHDKRFNQIPIYENRKFVGLITAAGITYWLADKGADEIISREIPTLLDIHYHEKQKNTYRFVERTLSVYEAEEYFKRAVVGGKRLEALLITENGRSEEKLLGIITPLDLMRIN; the protein is encoded by the coding sequence ATGAATGAACGCAACTCAGATCGTTTCATTATCGCATTTAATCGTATTGAGAAGTCGATGGAGAAGATTAGTGGTTTAAGCAGTTATATGCCTTTCTCGCGATTAATTGATAAAACGAAAAATATAAATGCGGTAATCCGTAAGTTTGAAGTAGATTTACGAGAGTGTGCTGATTTACGCAATGCGATTGTCCATCGTCGAACGGATGTCGATTATGCAATTGCTGAGCCGCATGATAATGTAGTTGAACTCATTGAGTATATTGAACGGGAATTATCGAAGCCTGTAATAGTCGGTGATCTGTTCCAAAGAAAAGTGCATACACTACGGGCTTCCGATACGCTTGCAACAGGCTTGAAACTGATTCATGATAAAAGATTTAACCAAATTCCTATCTATGAAAATCGGAAGTTCGTGGGGCTAATTACAGCGGCAGGGATTACGTATTGGCTTGCGGATAAAGGGGCGGATGAAATCATTTCCCGGGAAATTCCGACGCTCCTCGACATTCATTATCATGAGAAACAAAAAAATACGTATCGTTTCGTTGAAAGAACATTATCTGTTTATGAGGCGGAAGAATATTTCAAGAGGGCTGTTGTTGGAGGAAAACGTCTTGAGGCACTTCTGATTACAGAGAATGGTAGGTCCGAGGAGAAGTTACTTGGTATAATAACCCCGCTCGATCTGATGAGAATTAATTGA
- a CDS encoding PLDc N-terminal domain-containing protein: MSDLASIPWNLILPLIVLQFILMVVALIDVIRHQRTNGPFIMWIFIIVLGNLIGPILYFIFGRRQA, translated from the coding sequence ATGTCTGACTTAGCAAGTATTCCGTGGAATCTCATTCTACCGCTAATTGTGCTTCAATTTATTTTGATGGTTGTTGCACTCATTGATGTTATTCGTCATCAGCGGACGAATGGACCATTTATCATGTGGATTTTTATCATTGTCCTAGGTAATTTAATAGGACCCATTTTGTACTTTATCTTTGGGAGGCGGCAGGCATGA
- a CDS encoding ABC transporter permease subunit, whose translation MAAFGILLRKEWREHVRNFKVLWIPLVFIIFGILEPITNHFLPEIMKSVGNMPEGMDFLWPEFQGEDIFASLLGQYQFIGILIIVLAFMGAISGERKNGTATLLYVRPLSFPAYFLSKWLVVNALVLGSVCLGFMAAWYYIEILFNSVDVGSLFAFIATYSLWLIFVVTVVLSLSAWLPTGGAAGLAIMITLIYQMIDSLIGAYWAVSPWKLAAYATYWFQTDPDMSDLWMSAGVTVVAIILLILFGIFMSKRNAAKTTV comes from the coding sequence ATGGCTGCGTTCGGCATATTGTTACGGAAAGAATGGCGTGAACATGTTCGGAACTTCAAAGTTTTATGGATTCCACTCGTCTTTATTATTTTTGGTATATTGGAACCAATCACGAATCACTTTTTGCCAGAAATTATGAAGAGTGTTGGCAATATGCCTGAGGGAATGGATTTCCTATGGCCAGAATTTCAAGGTGAGGATATTTTTGCTTCTTTACTTGGGCAGTATCAGTTCATTGGTATTCTTATTATCGTACTAGCTTTCATGGGGGCGATTTCAGGTGAGCGGAAAAATGGTACCGCAACACTGTTATACGTTCGTCCACTGTCATTTCCAGCTTATTTTTTAAGTAAATGGCTAGTCGTTAATGCACTTGTTCTTGGTAGTGTATGTCTAGGATTCATGGCGGCATGGTATTACATTGAAATTCTTTTTAATTCTGTTGATGTAGGATCGCTATTTGCTTTTATTGCAACGTATAGCTTGTGGCTTATCTTTGTTGTCACGGTTGTTTTGTCGCTTAGTGCATGGCTGCCAACAGGTGGTGCGGCAGGTTTGGCGATTATGATCACCCTTATTTATCAAATGATTGATTCACTGATTGGGGCATATTGGGCAGTATCACCATGGAAATTAGCGGCTTATGCAACATATTGGTTTCAAACAGATCCTGATATGTCAGATTTATGGATGAGTGCAGGTGTAACAGTCGTAGCCATCATTTTACTGATCCTATTCGGCATTTTCATGTCAAAGCGCAACGCGGCAAAAACAACGGTGTAA
- a CDS encoding ABC transporter ATP-binding protein: MTFLLQVDQLTKRYGEYTAADTVSFELEEHTSTALIGPNGAGKTTTLSMLAGLVSPTGGTIQFRGGAKQDIRSIIGFLPQYPKFFPWLSALEFTEMAAQLSGVATKQATVEAKKTLEFVGLGEAMNKKTGTFSGGMKQRLGLAQAIVHKPKLLLLDEPVSALDPVGRRQVMDLLKELQQQTTILYSTHILNDAEEMTDQLLFLRQGKLVEHGSLDEVRSRYAEPRLIIEFEKLEELQRFTAIAKWQVIVKGLTVSIDIGAEGVDMSEMLLLLSGGAFTVRKVERQTASLEEIFMKVAVV; the protein is encoded by the coding sequence ATGACGTTTTTGCTTCAAGTAGATCAGTTGACGAAGAGATATGGAGAGTATACGGCGGCAGATACTGTTTCTTTTGAGTTAGAAGAACATACCTCCACCGCATTGATAGGGCCCAATGGGGCTGGGAAAACTACGACGCTGTCTATGCTCGCAGGTCTTGTATCACCGACAGGAGGAACGATTCAGTTCCGAGGCGGTGCGAAACAAGATATTCGGTCGATCATTGGATTTTTACCACAATATCCAAAGTTTTTCCCGTGGTTATCTGCGCTAGAATTTACAGAGATGGCAGCACAGTTAAGTGGAGTAGCCACGAAACAAGCGACAGTGGAAGCGAAAAAGACCTTAGAGTTTGTCGGTCTTGGTGAGGCGATGAACAAGAAAACAGGTACTTTTTCGGGTGGGATGAAGCAGCGGCTAGGGCTAGCACAGGCTATTGTTCATAAACCTAAATTATTATTGCTTGATGAACCCGTGTCAGCACTGGATCCGGTGGGACGTCGCCAAGTGATGGACTTACTGAAGGAGTTACAGCAACAAACAACGATTTTATATTCGACACATATTTTAAATGATGCAGAAGAAATGACCGATCAGCTGTTGTTTTTGCGACAAGGGAAATTAGTTGAACATGGCTCGCTTGATGAAGTGCGTTCACGCTATGCGGAACCACGACTTATCATTGAGTTTGAAAAGTTGGAGGAATTGCAACGCTTTACGGCGATTGCGAAGTGGCAAGTGATTGTAAAAGGGCTAACTGTCTCTATTGATATTGGAGCAGAGGGCGTGGATATGTCAGAAATGCTGTTGCTGTTAAGTGGTGGCGCATTTACAGTGAGAAAAGTTGAGCGGCAGACGGCAAGCCTTGAAGAAATATTTATGAAAGTGGCGGTGGTCTAA